A region of Pseudomonadota bacterium DNA encodes the following proteins:
- a CDS encoding Stp1/IreP family PP2C-type Ser/Thr phosphatase encodes MKFLAAARTDKGIIRQNNEDNFYVAESDGILLVADGMGGHASGEVASKIAVDVIRDYFDGVKAGRELQVGRYREEFSEATNKIGSAVRLANQAIYEASKGNPLWHGMGTTVAATLITGNRLSIAHVGDSRVYLVRSGDMEQLTDDHSLVSEQVKRELISKEQAKESDMKNILTRALGVNPEVEVDLDELALLNGDILILCTDGLTTMVEEDEILSVVTTTNDPEMACEKLISMANENGGRDNVAVIVAFAVKKRRWFHVLFNLKEWLRR; translated from the coding sequence TTGAAATTTCTCGCTGCTGCCAGAACAGATAAGGGTATTATCCGACAGAATAATGAGGATAATTTTTATGTAGCAGAGAGTGACGGCATCCTCCTTGTGGCAGACGGCATGGGAGGGCATGCCTCAGGCGAGGTTGCAAGCAAGATAGCAGTTGATGTTATCAGGGATTATTTTGATGGTGTAAAGGCAGGCCGTGAGTTGCAGGTAGGTAGGTACCGCGAAGAGTTTTCTGAAGCAACGAACAAAATTGGTTCTGCAGTGCGCCTTGCCAATCAGGCAATTTACGAGGCATCGAAAGGTAATCCCCTCTGGCATGGGATGGGTACCACTGTGGCTGCTACCTTAATTACCGGCAACAGGTTAAGTATTGCCCATGTAGGAGATAGCCGTGTTTATCTTGTCAGGTCCGGGGATATGGAACAACTTACCGATGATCACTCACTTGTTTCTGAGCAGGTAAAACGGGAGCTCATCTCGAAAGAGCAGGCAAAGGAATCTGACATGAAGAATATCCTGACCAGGGCCCTCGGTGTAAATCCCGAAGTAGAGGTGGACCTTGATGAGCTTGCTCTACTGAATGGTGACATTCTGATTCTATGTACCGATGGCCTCACCACCATGGTCGAAGAGGATGAAATTCTCTCTGTTGTGACCACCACCAATGACCCTGAAATGGCGTGTGAAAAACTTATCAGCATGGCCAATGAAAATGGTGGCAGGGATAATGTCGC